In Methanocaldococcus sp. FS406-22, the genomic stretch ATTCTTTATTTGGACAATATTGGTAGATTTCTGCCGTATCTTTTCTTCTTCTTTACTGTTGTTAGATATTTTAAATATCCAAGCAATAAGATTATTGTGCAGATTGGCTCGCAGAGTGATGAAACTATAGCTATATCTAAATAGTAACAAGAAACAATCAACCCAATCATTCCAATTTCTAATACTGAAAGCATAATAATTTTGTTTATTGGGTTTGTATGTAATATAACTCCAATTCCTCCCAATATACAGCATATTCCTGATATTAATGGTAAAATATCCATAAATAACCCTCCTCTTAATTACTCAAGGTGTTTTGTCTGCTCTATTGTGTAGGCAATTGCATTGGATGATAAAGTTGAGCATATAAAGTATGTTATAGCCGCTATTCCTCCCATCGGTGAATCTACATATAAAGCGATTAATGCAGAGATGCAGAAGCTTAAACAGCAAAGATACAGCAATTTTCTTGCTCTACTTCTTTCTAGGAATATTCTTGCTGTCATCAACAATGCTATAAGTCCAATAATTATCTCCACTGTATCCATCATTCCCCTCTATTCATCTTTTTAGCTATTTTTCCAAGCAATTTTGAAGCCCATTTATGTTCAAGCCCTTGAATTGTGAATATTGCCAAAACCATCCCACCAATAAAATATTTCGCCTCAATTATTGGATTTAGGATATAGATTATAGCAGTTATAGTTAAAGCTCCAATAGTTCCAGCATATCCAGGGTCTGCACATAAACGATTTCCTATCCAAACCAATAAAGCTGCTATAAACCCTCCTTCAATCCCCATTAGGTAGTTCATAATTGAAGCTAAGAGTGTTCCTGCCGAAGCGTCTGGAGAGCACACAATATTTCCCATAAAGTATCCTCCATTTAAATTTCCACCAATATCTCTAATCTTCTCTCCTATTGTCTTAGCTCCCAAAACACCTGGCTTTTCTGGAAGTCCAAAGTAGGTATCAATAAGGACGAAGTTAAGCCAGCATATAATTCCAGCAGTGATAATTTTTACAATCTCAGCAATCTCCATTACGGCTCACCAAATAACTTATCAGCATATTTTGATAATAAAGCCCCAAACAGCCCAGCAAAGAAAGCTAAGCTTATATAGTCTCCAAATAAGTTTCTAAATATTGCTTCAATACCCAAAGCTAAGATTGGTGTTGGAAATATAACCGATGTCTCAAAGCTAAACCTTATAGGCTTTTCTCTTGGAAGTATTGGAAGTTTTAAGATTAATGCAACAATTATTGATGTTACTAAAGCTACTATATACAGTATAGCAATATTCATCATTTCACCAGCAGTGAATTATGATGCAATCTTTGTTTGTTGAATAAATTGGAGGAACTTCATCTTTTGGAAACACCTGAATAATAACTTTCTTTCCAGTTTTTTTCATAAATTTTTTTTCTAATCTCCTGATATCCGAACAATCTAATAATATTTCAACATATTTATTGTCAAGGTGTTTTCCTATTACTTTTATTTTCCCTCTTGATAATTCTATCCTTTCAATGTCCATAACTTCTAATCTATTTTTCATCTCATTTAGTAAATTTTCTTTACTTATGATTAACACAGGGTAGTTTTCGATTAACCTAAGATACCTTTTATCATCTTTTTCAATAATTTCAGATACAAATTCTGCAAAGCTATCTTCAAACTTTAAAAGGGATAAAGCATCTAAAAGCTCAATTATTGGGTTTTCAACATTATTTGAGGAAAAGCATTTTAATAAACCAAGAGTTACTGCAGTTGCTATAAGTTTAGTTGCTGGTCTCTTTCCCTTTTCCAACATACTGAGATGAGATTGGCTAATACCGCTCTCTTTAGCTAATTTTGATTGTGTGATTTTCAATTTCTCCCTAAATGCTTGAATATATTGGGGATTTAATAGTATTGCCCTTTCGATGATCTCTAATTTTTTATACATGTTCTCACGAATGCTTTATGGTGTAGGAAAATATATTCCGCCATTTTTCATAATCAATCATTATATTATCGCCATGGAATAACATTATCCTCTGGGAAATATATAAAAGTTATCTACAAAAAATAAGAAGAAAAGTTTATATAGTATGTTGATTAAAAGTTCCCATAGGTGATAAAATGGAAAGCGTGCAAAGATTGGACTGCCCAGTATGTGGAGGAAAAGGCACTTTTGTAATAACTTCCCATCAAATAGACATCCCTTACTTTGGCCCTGTATTAGAAACAACGATGATTTGTGAGAAATGCAATTTTAGGAGAAGTGATGTTTTTCCATTAGAAGTTAGAGAGCCAAAAAAGTATATATTGAAAATTAAGAGTGAGAGAGATTTAAACAAAAGAGTTGTTAGAAGTTCTTCTGCCTATATTCAAATTCCAGAACTTGGAGTTGAGATTAAACCTGGTCCATTAGCTGAGGGATTTGTTAGCAACGTTGAAGGAGTTTTAAATAGAGTAGATAACATATTACAAACTTTAATTAGATGGGCTGAGACAGAGGAACAAAAAAAGAAAGCTGAAGAACTTAGAGAGAGAATAAAGAAATTAAAAGAAGGTAAGGATGAAGCAACCTTAATATTAATCGACCCGTTAGGACATAGTGCTATTATTGGAGATGGTGTTGAAGAAGAAACATTAAGTGAGGAAGAAGTTGAAAAATTAAAAGAAGGCATTGTTATTGTGGATTTAGATAAAGATAAAGAGAAAGAAAAAGAATAAGAAATAGTGGCTCAGTTCGGGTAAGTATCATCACAAATCAGCTAACCCTCTTTTCATCATTGCCATTTTATATATTATGCCTTAATTGTTTTATCTTTTTTTATGGTAGTATTTATACTTTAAATAATGTTATTTTTAAATATTTAGATAAACACTTAGTTATGAATAAATTCTAAAATTTTCATAATTTTTAACACCGAAAAGTAGATATACCAGTAAATGTAATTTTACAAATTGTAAAATTTCTTGGAGGTGAGGCAATATGTGCACCCCAATATCAGTAACTGCAATGGGGGCTTTACCAACCCTCAGCATGATGGTCCCATATGTTTTAGGGGCTGTTGCATTAATGTTAGCAGCAGCATGGAGCTTCGTAAGTGCAAAAGTTGAAAGCATTGCTAAAACTACAGCTACAGTAACTGAATAAATTTAATTTCCCTCTGTTCTTTAAAGTTCTTATGACCTTTTTAGGAGGTGAGAACTATGTGTGCTCCAGTATCTGCAACTACAAGTGTTGGGGCATCATTAATATCCCAGGCATTAATGATTGGAGAAGTTATAGGATTTGCAGGAATTATTGGAGTTTTACTCTTTGTCTTTAAAGATACAATTAATGCAGTAATAAGCAGGTCATAATATAAAAACCTTAGGTTACTTCTCTTATATTTTTTTATAATTTTTACAATGTTAAGGGGAATAACCATGCTGTCTATATTATCTTCAATGATAAAACCTAAAATTCTGCAGGTAGAAACAACTAACGATTGTAATAGTAATTGTAAGATATGTATGAGGAGATTTTGGAAAAGAGGCGTAGGTTATATGAGCTATGACGACTTTACCAAATTGCCAATTCAAGAATTTGATGAAGTTGCCTTACATGGATGGGGGGAGTGTTTTTTACATCCTGATTTGTTTAAAATGGTCAAATATGTCAAACAACACAATGTCAAAGCAAGTTTATGTACAAATGGGAAATTATTAGGAGAGAGGTTGGAAGAAGTATTGAGTAGTGGATTGGATGAGATAGCATTTGGGATATACACTCTAGATGGAAAAGATGACATTATAAACAACATACAAGCGTTGATTGAAGAGAGAAATAACCGGAATATTAATTTGGCAATATTTTTTGATATAACCGTATTCAAAGAAAATTTAAATGAAATAAAAGATATTGTAGAAAAAGCTATTGAACTAGGTGTTGATGGTGTTGTCTTCCACAGACTATTTGACATATACAACGTTGATGAAGGAGTCAAATACGATTTGACTCCTAAAGAAGAAAAAGAGTTTTTTAGCTTAATAAAAAATAAATATTCTAAGCAAATTCCTTTGTATTTCCCTCTAAAACATACAACACCTTGTAGGGTTTTGTTAAAATGTATGTTTGTAAGATATGATGGATTACAGTCTCCATGTGTATATCTAAGTGATGATGTGCTTGGAGATGCAAGAAATGCATCATACAAAGAAATGCTAAAAAGGCATATATATTTTATAAAAGGGGTGAAAAAAAATGCCATCTGCAGAAAATGTATATGGTAAGTTATACAATGACCTAACAAAATTTGCAATAGTTTATTTTTTAGCTTTAATAGGCTACTTTAGTAGTTTATTCTCAGTCGAAAGTTTATGGTATAATTTATTTCACATAAGAGCTCCTTTCTTAGGTATGGTTTTGTTTGGAGGATTTTATTATATCATTTGGATAGTAATCGCAAAAGAGGTATGTGGGAAGTATTATGGTGTCATGGTTGCTACACTAATAGCATGTTTTGCTTTACTGGCAAGTCCATGGTTTGGAGTATCAAATCCACCATGGTTTGGAGTAGTAGGGTTAATATCATTTATCATAATGGGGTATTTAACGGAAAGATTTAATGGGGCAGTAGGTCTACCAGCGGCAGTAATAATAAACTGGACAGTATTTTGGGCTTTTAATCCAGATGTATTTGCTGCAAGATATAGCATTTCTGCGTTAGTTATTACATTTATTTTATCAATAATCTCTGGATTTATAGGGGACTATATTGGAAAATATCTTGGAAAAGTTTTAAAAAACTATATTAACTTTAAAAACATCCCTTCATCTAATTTAGACCAATAATTGGGTGATAAAATGAATAAAACAACTAAGATAATACTAGGTATATTATGTATAATAGGTGCTGTAGGGTTAGTAGTGTATGGTTACCAAACATACAAGGCAGAATATTTAGCAGCAAAATATACTAATGAAGGAATTCCAATATTGAGAGAAGCAATAGCTGATGGAAATATGTCTGCTTACAAATTGGCAGATCATTATTTCGACTTGGCTATAAAAGCAGATCCTTACT encodes the following:
- a CDS encoding DUF2108 domain-containing protein → MDILPLISGICCILGGIGVILHTNPINKIIMLSVLEIGMIGLIVSCYYLDIAIVSSLCEPICTIILLLGYLKYLTTVKKKKRYGRNLPILSK
- a CDS encoding DUF2109 family protein translates to MDTVEIIIGLIALLMTARIFLERSRARKLLYLCCLSFCISALIALYVDSPMGGIAAITYFICSTLSSNAIAYTIEQTKHLE
- the ehaA gene encoding energy-converting NiFe hydrogenase A subunit EhaA encodes the protein MNIAILYIVALVTSIIVALILKLPILPREKPIRFSFETSVIFPTPILALGIEAIFRNLFGDYISLAFFAGLFGALLSKYADKLFGEP
- a CDS encoding helix-turn-helix domain-containing protein, giving the protein MYKKLEIIERAILLNPQYIQAFREKLKITQSKLAKESGISQSHLSMLEKGKRPATKLIATAVTLGLLKCFSSNNVENPIIELLDALSLLKFEDSFAEFVSEIIEKDDKRYLRLIENYPVLIISKENLLNEMKNRLEVMDIERIELSRGKIKVIGKHLDNKYVEILLDCSDIRRLEKKFMKKTGKKVIIQVFPKDEVPPIYSTNKDCIIIHCW
- a CDS encoding ZPR1 zinc finger domain-containing protein → MESVQRLDCPVCGGKGTFVITSHQIDIPYFGPVLETTMICEKCNFRRSDVFPLEVREPKKYILKIKSERDLNKRVVRSSSAYIQIPELGVEIKPGPLAEGFVSNVEGVLNRVDNILQTLIRWAETEEQKKKAEELRERIKKLKEGKDEATLILIDPLGHSAIIGDGVEEETLSEEEVEKLKEGIVIVDLDKDKEKEKE
- a CDS encoding radical SAM protein, whose product is MLSILSSMIKPKILQVETTNDCNSNCKICMRRFWKRGVGYMSYDDFTKLPIQEFDEVALHGWGECFLHPDLFKMVKYVKQHNVKASLCTNGKLLGERLEEVLSSGLDEIAFGIYTLDGKDDIINNIQALIEERNNRNINLAIFFDITVFKENLNEIKDIVEKAIELGVDGVVFHRLFDIYNVDEGVKYDLTPKEEKEFFSLIKNKYSKQIPLYFPLKHTTPCRVLLKCMFVRYDGLQSPCVYLSDDVLGDARNASYKEMLKRHIYFIKGVKKNAICRKCIW